The following are encoded in a window of Bombus vancouverensis nearcticus unplaced genomic scaffold, iyBomVanc1_principal scaffold0062, whole genome shotgun sequence genomic DNA:
- the LOC143304890 gene encoding omega-amidase NIT2-like isoform X2 has protein sequence MLILSSTIHNLNIMILTNIAKQVVRTMSTFRLALVQLEVNEVKRKNVERAVSYISSAKEHNADIIALPECFNSPYGIQYFPKYAESIPDGETSVASSNAAKENNIYVVGGTMPEIEGDKLYNTCTIWGPDGTLIAKHRKVHLFDIDIPNKITFRESDSLGPGNSLTTFDVKGCKIGIGICYDIRFEEMARIYRNKGCQMLIYPAAFNMTTGPLHWSLLQRSRANDNQLYVACISPARVPSASYVAWGHTQLTNPWGKILYDLETQENMAVTDIAGAPGINRRQTNK, from the exons ATGTTGATATTGAGTAGTACCATACATAACCTCAACATTATGATACTTACAAACATCGCTAAACAAGTAGTGCGGACGATGTCGA CATTTCGCTTGGCGTTGGTACAACTTGAAGTAAATGAAGTAAAACGCAAAAATGTAGAGCGGGCAGTTTCCTACATTTCTAGCGCAAAAGAGCACAATGCTGATATTATAGCTCTTCCTGAATGCTTTAATTCACCATATGGAATAc agtactttccaaaatacgccgagagtattcctgatggtgaaacgagcgttgcttcatcgaacgcagctaaagaaaacaacatctatgtagttggtggtacgatgcctgaaatagagggcgataaattgtacaatacctgtactatttggggtcccgatggaactttgatagcaaaacaccgaaag gtacatctattcgacatcgacattcctaataagattacttttcgagagagtgattcactcggtcctggtaactccctaacgacgttcgatgtgaagggctgcaaaataggtattggcatttgctatgatattagattcgaggaaatggcacgcatttatcggaacaaag gttgccaaatgctgatatatccagcggcattcaatatgaccactggaccactgcactggtcattacttcagcgttccagagcgaatgataatcaattatacgttgcttgcatatcaccggctcgtgttccttcagcaagttacgtcgcatgggggcatacacagttgaccaatccctggggaaagattctttacgatttggaaactcaagagaatatggcagtcaccgatatcg caggtgctccgggtataaacagacgacaaacgaacaaatag
- the LOC143304890 gene encoding omega-amidase NIT2-like isoform X3: protein MLILSSTIHNLNIMILTNIAKQVVRTMSTFRLALVQLEVNEVKRKNVERAVSYISSAKEHNADIIALPECFNSPYGIQYFPKYAESIPDGETSVASSNAAKENNIYVVGGTMPEIEGDKLYNTCTIWGPDGTLIAKHRKVHLFDIDIPNKITFRESDSLGPGNSLTTFDVKGCKIGIGICYDIRFEEMARIYRNKGCQMLIYPAAFNMTTGPLHWSLLQRSRANDNQLYVACISPARVPSASYVAWGHTQLTNPWGKILYDLETQENMAVTDIGAPGINRRQTNK, encoded by the exons ATGTTGATATTGAGTAGTACCATACATAACCTCAACATTATGATACTTACAAACATCGCTAAACAAGTAGTGCGGACGATGTCGA CATTTCGCTTGGCGTTGGTACAACTTGAAGTAAATGAAGTAAAACGCAAAAATGTAGAGCGGGCAGTTTCCTACATTTCTAGCGCAAAAGAGCACAATGCTGATATTATAGCTCTTCCTGAATGCTTTAATTCACCATATGGAATAc agtactttccaaaatacgccgagagtattcctgatggtgaaacgagcgttgcttcatcgaacgcagctaaagaaaacaacatctatgtagttggtggtacgatgcctgaaatagagggcgataaattgtacaatacctgtactatttggggtcccgatggaactttgatagcaaaacaccgaaag gtacatctattcgacatcgacattcctaataagattacttttcgagagagtgattcactcggtcctggtaactccctaacgacgttcgatgtgaagggctgcaaaataggtattggcatttgctatgatattagattcgaggaaatggcacgcatttatcggaacaaag gttgccaaatgctgatatatccagcggcattcaatatgaccactggaccactgcactggtcattacttcagcgttccagagcgaatgataatcaattatacgttgcttgcatatcaccggctcgtgttccttcagcaagttacgtcgcatgggggcatacacagttgaccaatccctggggaaagattctttacgatttggaaactcaagagaatatggcagtcaccgatatcg gtgctccgggtataaacagacgacaaacgaacaaatag
- the LOC143304890 gene encoding omega-amidase NIT2-like isoform X1, whose translation MLILSSTIHNLNIMILTNIAKQVVRTMSTFRLALVQLEVNEVKRKNVERAVSYISSAKEHNADIIALPECFNSPYGIQYFPKYAESIPDGETSVASSNAAKENNIYVVGGTMPEIEGDKLYNTCTIWGPDGTLIAKHRKVHLFDIDIPNKITFRESDSLGPGNSLTTFDVKGCKIGIGICYDIRFEEMARIYRNKGCQMLIYPAAFNMTTGPLHWSLLQRSRANDNQLYVACISPARVPSASYVAWGHTQLTNPWGKILYDLETQENMAVTDIDLKVVEEVRAQIPTFSQRRTDLYDTVCKKE comes from the exons ATGTTGATATTGAGTAGTACCATACATAACCTCAACATTATGATACTTACAAACATCGCTAAACAAGTAGTGCGGACGATGTCGA CATTTCGCTTGGCGTTGGTACAACTTGAAGTAAATGAAGTAAAACGCAAAAATGTAGAGCGGGCAGTTTCCTACATTTCTAGCGCAAAAGAGCACAATGCTGATATTATAGCTCTTCCTGAATGCTTTAATTCACCATATGGAATAc agtactttccaaaatacgccgagagtattcctgatggtgaaacgagcgttgcttcatcgaacgcagctaaagaaaacaacatctatgtagttggtggtacgatgcctgaaatagagggcgataaattgtacaatacctgtactatttggggtcccgatggaactttgatagcaaaacaccgaaag gtacatctattcgacatcgacattcctaataagattacttttcgagagagtgattcactcggtcctggtaactccctaacgacgttcgatgtgaagggctgcaaaataggtattggcatttgctatgatattagattcgaggaaatggcacgcatttatcggaacaaag gttgccaaatgctgatatatccagcggcattcaatatgaccactggaccactgcactggtcattacttcagcgttccagagcgaatgataatcaattatacgttgcttgcatatcaccggctcgtgttccttcagcaagttacgtcgcatgggggcatacacagttgaccaatccctggggaaagattctttacgatttggaaactcaagagaatatggcagtcaccgatatcg atctaaaagttgttgaggaagtaagggctcagatacctacattttctcagagacgtacagatttgtacgacactgtctgtaagaaggagtaa
- the LOC143304889 gene encoding uncharacterized protein LOC143304889 — translation MLKHILTGQPSSAGSRHQHNDYQASSDSLHGGHHHHHHSGHQQDQQQHHHYNQNSNVRGTTGGSQGRGVDVYDSVVHQRANVHQAATTPSSTHRHPLNHSQLSVNNLSQRLNHSHALNLSTLSTSKHSVNSVSPVAGGNNNNNNNNLSTTLGVISPAPLHQGNRPKANGGFDISRLSRLSSQATPSPAPALQGTTTGGQLTGPGSTAYPLNASWSSSLSRNHKDHEVGAKETLTSLGLLCLVSLLLALLSLIFLLKISPLTVTPSSLISPEEYTIVYEVTLALCALALSLNLCCLLVCAIQFLFTVKLVKTSYQGHW, via the coding sequence ATGCTGAAGCATATCCTGACGGGGCAACCGTCGTCAGCGGGCTCCAGGCACCAGCACAATGACTACCAGGCGAGCTCGGACTCGTTGCACGGcggccaccaccaccaccatcattcTGGTCACCAACAGGATCAACAGCAACACCATCATTACAACCAAAACAGCAACGTTCGTGGAACGACAGGGGGGAGCCAAGGACGGGGAGTCGACGTTTACGACTCGGTGGTCCATCAAAGAGCCAACGTGCATCAGGCTGCCACCACGCCATCTTCCACTCACAGACACCCTTTGAATCATTCTCAGTTGAGCGTGAACAATCTTTCTCAACGATTGAATCACTCGCACGCTCTTAATCTGTCCACGTTGTCCACGTCGAAGCATTCTGTGAACAGCGTCAGTCCTGTTGCCGGTgggaataacaataacaataataataatctgtcgACTACATTGGGGGTGATATCCCCGGCGCCGCTGCACCAGGGCAACAGACCTAAAGCGAATGGAGGCTTTGATATCTCGAGACTGTCCAGATTATCCAGTCAGGCGACACCTTCGCCTGCACCTGCTCTTCAGGGTACGACTACCGGGGGACAGTTAACCGGTCCCGGTTCCACGGCgtaccccttgaacgcttcctgGTCGTCGTCCCTGTCAAGGAATCACAAGGACCACGAGGTTGGCGCGAAAGAGACGTTGACCAGTTTGGGTTTATTGTGTCTAGTGTCGTTGTTACTGGCGCTACTCTCGTTGATCTTCTTGCTGAAGATCTCACCGTTAACGGTGACGCCGAGTAGCCTGATCAGCCCGGAAGAGTATACGATTGTCTACGAGGTGACGTTAGCGCTGTGCGCACTCGCCCTCTCCCTAAACCTCTGCTGTCTCCTCGTGTGCGCTATACAGTTCCTCTTCACTGTGAAACTCGTCAAGACTTCGTATCAAGGACATTGGTGA